AGGGTGACAGTATAttattgatgttatttttaatcctGATAATTATATTCATCTTTTATATGAGGTTTTGGTTTGTTCTTTATTATCTTGAAGGTGTacatatttgattttatattttagatatgcATCTCTCTTCAAAGGCTGTCTTACACTGTATATTGGAAGAACAGGGGACCTTCAGAAGATCGGGGAGTAAGTCTTCACAGCTGACTGAACTTAAATTCTTTGACACCAAAACAATAACCAGCACTTTCTTGCACCTATCAAAGGTTCTGTATGATTTTCTCTGAAGTGCCCAATTTCAGTGAGCCCAACCCAGAGGTGCTGGCAAAAATCAACCAAATCAACAACACCCATGTGAGTGCAAAAAGACTGCTCAGAGGGCATGAACAGTGTGAGCACATAATGAGTGTCTATTTTATCTCTTAACAGGTTAAAACAGAAGCTCATGGCAGCACTCCTAGTATACTGACTCCTGGGCCACCTGCAGGACCTACAGGTTGAATCTTGAGAAAATTGAATGGTTGTTTAAGGATTGTATATTTGTACATTCTGTTGCTATCCCAGTCAGGGGGCAGTGCATATTGTGAATGCTGGCAAATGACCAAGGTATAAGCAGGATAATGCACggctagctgtgcattaaatGATTTTGGTGTATTCCCACCTGTCTTGTTTGTTTGATTGAATCAAACTCAAGTTTGTTTCCCCTCTTGGTGTGGATCTTTTGGGCTGGTCTCAATACAGCAGTCGCACTCGGTGTGGACCAAACAACCATACCGAGACCCAGCTGAAGAGGTGATCTTGGTCCGCTTCCAAACAAACTCTGGTTTGGTTGAATGGATGAACCAAATGAATGGATGAAGCACACGTGTTGTTTTGTTTACAATTGCTGGTTCACTTGCAATAAGAGCAGTGGGAAAGcgaaccataataataataaaaaactaaatcaacATTGTATTTGGTCCCGACCAAAGAAAGTGAACTAGCAGACTTtcctggtgtgaatacacccttTAAATGCACTTTGCGGAGGGTGGTTCTTGGTCTCCAAATTGTGATTAAAACAGTTTGAAGCACAGCTAGCTGTGCATTATCCCTCACTTGTACCACCTCTGAGCAGCATTTAACAAACTGTGTAAACACATCTAAATCCCTCTTCAGAAGCACTTCTGTGCCACCTTTGCAGGTGTAAATATGTCATCAGATTGTCTTAATGTGtggttcttggccagaataacCTGTAATTTGGACCATCCTTTTCACCTCTCACAGCAAATGGCTCAGCTCTGTATTCCCCTTCTCCGGTCCCCCAAGAGCCCTCCTTTCGTGCAGGTGGACGTCATTTGAACCGCAGTCATTGGAACAGTGGCAGTGCTTCTCCAGTTCCAGGTGGAGAACAGGGATCAAAACCTAAGGTCACCATCACCAATGGACGGGATCCTCGCCGAGCCCTGAAGAGATGAGAGCATATTTATAACTCTACGTTTGTTTGTCAACCCTAACTGGTGGGTTATTTTGATTAATGAATTATATTAACCTTTTCTGGATTGAGATTTTGTGggaaataaagtataaataaagtCACTTAAAAACATATATGCTTGtcatattgttttgtttgtttgagtttATACACCGTCTATGACATCAGATGATTATCTTAAATTTTTCTTGTtcgtttatataatttaaaatctatGGCACTAAGGACTTTCTCTAAGGAATATCATCTTAGCGGAGCCATTTATCACAAAGTGATGGTGCACTCAATTTATGTTAAACTGAGCTGAGAATTACCTCTGGAGTCGCAAAGGTGGAGCTgcatattttaaaggggtcatgtgacatTGCTAAAAAAAGATCATTAATTGGTGTATTTGAAGTAATATGTGATTTAAGGttaaaaacattttccacatactgtacattatagttTCTCCTATATGCCCGCCTTTCTGCTCAAAACACGGATTGAAcagtcagtggcaaattctttaaatatgaaaattatactctaaggctgtgagtcagaagcaccgcattgtaggctactctcccatGTTCAGGAAatagtcctccataaaatgtgttgcacacaaattctggaacagtgttgtaaatacaacttagccgctgatttctagttgtgtcctcttttggaagaccaaacaaagtagttccaATTTCACAATGGAACCACCGTtttcaccttctttctttgcataaacatttgggtggcattatgcaaatcttcccacacagtgacttAGAGATGTGGGGTCGTTTTTAAACAAGGCGTTTTAGTAGGGCGTGGACCAGTCTTAACtctaataaagaatatctctttgggtttgagactttattctttgcaactagggatcttatctattcacaatcagcttgtaacactccagagagaaaggaaaactttccAACTTGTAATCTATCAATTCAAATGTGTTGCTTTAGTATAAGTTCAGAGAGGATCCCACCCACCGTAATTAACTGAACTTCGCaaaattttgtaaaattgtgTTGTCTTCCATGTGGTAGAAATTCCCCTAGTCAGGACTTGTGATGAATTGTGTTGACACTTAAAATATACTGGGAATTTTTCTGACCGCAAACCATGATTGCTCTTTATCGTAGATGTTTTCAGTCAATATGTAGGCAAACCTTCAGATCATAACATATATATTCCTAATGTATTCCACATATATTCTTATTGCTATAAAATGTTGAATTCTCAGCAGGTCAGCAGGTGTCCAAACTTTTAACTGTagtgcattattttattatctgtccctctgatgataaattaaaatgtaaaagt
This genomic stretch from Carassius gibelio isolate Cgi1373 ecotype wild population from Czech Republic chromosome B6, carGib1.2-hapl.c, whole genome shotgun sequence harbors:
- the nabp1b gene encoding nucleic acid binding protein 1b; protein product: MANASNENVCLIKDIKPGLKNLNLVFIVLETGRVSKTKDGHEVRSCKVADRTGSITISVWDEVGSLIQTGDIIRLNRGYASLFKGCLTLYIGRTGDLQKIGEFCMIFSEVPNFSEPNPEVLAKINQINNTHVKTEAHGSTPSILTPGPPAGPTANGSALYSPSPVPQEPSFRAGGRHLNRSHWNSGSASPVPGGEQGSKPKVTITNGRDPRRALKR